In one Natronosalvus amylolyticus genomic region, the following are encoded:
- a CDS encoding M42 family metallopeptidase, protein MADSETGADGELSFDLELLTELTETSGVPGYEDRIRALVQREFEDSVDRVRTDAMGNVVGTLEGDSDYSVAVAAHMDEIGFMVKHVTGEEDGTGFLQLDALGGWDARVLKAQRVTIHTDDGDLPGVIGSPPPHTLSEEERSKTPEVEDVYVDTGLPTEELEERVSLGDLVTMDQRTERVGETVTGKALDDRICLFAMLEAARNIENPDVTIHFCATVQEEVGLRGARALGVDVDPDLAIALDVTVANDVPGFDASKHVTTLGDGAAIKLKDSSVITSPKVHRRLRAVAEEADIDHQIEILPAGGTDTAGFQNTAGAKPVGALSIPTRYLHTVTETAHVDDVTATIDLLTAFLESESGEHDYTY, encoded by the coding sequence ATGGCAGATTCGGAAACTGGTGCAGATGGGGAGCTATCGTTCGACCTCGAGTTGCTGACTGAACTCACCGAAACCAGCGGCGTTCCGGGCTACGAAGACCGTATCCGAGCGCTCGTCCAGCGCGAGTTCGAAGACAGTGTCGACCGCGTGCGGACGGACGCGATGGGAAACGTCGTCGGCACGCTCGAGGGTGACAGCGACTATTCGGTCGCCGTCGCCGCCCACATGGACGAGATCGGGTTCATGGTCAAACACGTCACCGGCGAAGAAGACGGCACGGGCTTTCTCCAGCTCGATGCGCTCGGCGGCTGGGACGCCCGCGTCCTGAAAGCCCAGCGGGTGACGATTCACACCGACGATGGCGACCTGCCGGGCGTCATCGGCTCCCCGCCACCCCACACACTCAGCGAGGAAGAGCGCTCGAAAACGCCCGAAGTCGAGGACGTCTACGTCGACACCGGGCTGCCAACCGAGGAACTCGAGGAGCGAGTGTCTCTCGGCGACCTCGTCACGATGGACCAACGGACCGAGCGCGTCGGGGAGACGGTCACGGGCAAGGCCCTCGACGACCGAATCTGTCTGTTCGCGATGCTCGAGGCCGCTCGCAATATCGAGAACCCCGACGTAACGATTCACTTCTGTGCAACCGTCCAGGAAGAAGTCGGCCTCCGTGGTGCCCGGGCACTCGGCGTCGACGTCGACCCCGATCTGGCGATTGCCTTGGACGTCACCGTCGCCAACGACGTCCCCGGATTCGATGCGAGCAAGCACGTCACAACCCTCGGCGACGGCGCGGCGATCAAACTCAAAGACTCGAGCGTGATCACCAGCCCGAAAGTACATCGACGGCTCCGTGCCGTTGCCGAGGAGGCCGATATCGACCACCAGATCGAGATACTTCCGGCCGGCGGAACCGACACCGCCGGCTTCCAGAATACCGCCGGAGCAAAACCCGTCGGCGCACTCTCGATTCCGACGCGGTATCTTCACACCGTGACCGAAACCGCCCACGTTGACGACGTCACAGCGACGATCGATCTACTGACTGCATTCCTCGAGAGCGAATCCGGCGAGCACGATTACACGTACTGA
- a CDS encoding SRPBCC family protein, with amino-acid sequence MDRILVSTVVYRDPETVFPYLQSFSNYPRYAKHLEAVTVDGDGGPGTRYGLHLSWWKLSYTARSEVTAVNPPTSLEWELTKDIDAAGEWRVLPEPASAPSTEETASRIYFEAVYDPHSADSDVVSLPRFVSMGWVIDKLRPRLMEEARRVVERLVADIEGRQRSVELTVHEMP; translated from the coding sequence GTGGACCGAATCCTGGTGAGTACGGTCGTCTATCGTGACCCGGAGACGGTGTTTCCGTACTTGCAATCGTTTTCGAACTATCCGCGCTACGCCAAACATCTCGAGGCAGTCACTGTCGACGGCGATGGCGGCCCTGGAACTAGATACGGATTACACCTGTCGTGGTGGAAACTGTCCTACACAGCGCGTTCGGAAGTGACTGCGGTGAACCCACCAACCTCCCTCGAGTGGGAACTCACCAAGGATATCGATGCCGCGGGCGAATGGCGCGTCCTCCCAGAACCGGCGAGTGCACCGTCGACGGAAGAGACCGCCAGTCGAATCTACTTCGAGGCCGTCTACGACCCACATTCGGCCGATTCTGACGTGGTGTCGCTGCCGCGGTTCGTCTCGATGGGGTGGGTGATCGACAAACTCCGCCCACGGCTCATGGAGGAAGCTCGTCGTGTCGTCGAACGACTGGTCGCCGACATCGAAGGAAGACAGCGGTCGGTGGAATTGACGGTGCACGAGATGCCGTGA
- a CDS encoding cupredoxin domain-containing protein, which translates to MKQFEEDEPLSRRLFLAGAAGTAVAAGATATGMAQEDEEDEAENGDDAPAGGGTEVVEVDDNFFEPENLAIEPGTTVVWEWVGVADHNVNPGDQPEGADWEGHPDLKADGDYEYTFTEEGTYDYVCDPHVGVGMVGTIEVAEGASAAPEGPADLVPDAAWTLIVATVAGMVSTLSLVYFFMRYGGEPAE; encoded by the coding sequence ATGAAGCAATTCGAGGAGGACGAACCGCTTTCACGTCGGCTCTTTCTCGCTGGCGCTGCGGGAACGGCGGTCGCGGCCGGTGCAACAGCGACGGGGATGGCTCAGGAAGACGAAGAAGATGAAGCCGAAAACGGTGACGATGCTCCCGCCGGCGGGGGAACCGAAGTCGTCGAAGTTGACGACAACTTCTTCGAACCGGAAAACCTCGCTATCGAACCGGGCACGACCGTCGTCTGGGAGTGGGTCGGCGTCGCCGACCACAACGTCAACCCTGGCGACCAGCCCGAGGGAGCCGACTGGGAGGGCCACCCGGATCTCAAGGCCGACGGCGACTACGAGTACACGTTCACCGAAGAGGGGACGTACGACTACGTCTGTGACCCCCACGTCGGCGTCGGGATGGTCGGCACGATCGAAGTAGCCGAGGGCGCAAGTGCTGCCCCGGAGGGGCCAGCGGACCTCGTTCCCGACGCGGCGTGGACACTCATCGTCGCGACGGTCGCGGGCATGGTGTCGACGCTCTCGCTCGTCTACTTCTTTATGCGCTACGGCGGCGAACCAGCCGAGTAA
- the hpt gene encoding hypoxanthine/guanine phosphoribosyltransferase, with product MDQLKRSLLEAPIIEKEGYHYFVHPISDGVPKLDPSLLREIVIRIMRKADLEDVDRIVTPAAMGIHISTAVSLMTDIPLTVIRKREYGLEGEVAISQETGYSQNEMYINDVREGEKVLVLDDVLSTGGTLTAVLSALDGIGAEVVDTVAVIKKAGGENKVADAGYHVKTLINVDVIDGEVVIVDEDGDD from the coding sequence ATGGATCAACTCAAACGGTCGCTCCTCGAGGCACCGATTATCGAAAAAGAGGGTTATCATTACTTCGTACACCCAATTAGCGACGGCGTTCCGAAACTCGATCCATCCTTGCTCCGGGAAATCGTCATCCGGATTATGCGCAAAGCCGACCTCGAGGACGTCGACCGTATCGTCACGCCGGCGGCGATGGGAATCCACATATCGACAGCGGTCTCCCTGATGACCGATATCCCGCTGACCGTGATCCGCAAGCGAGAGTACGGTCTCGAGGGCGAGGTCGCCATCTCACAGGAAACCGGCTACTCCCAAAACGAGATGTACATCAACGACGTCCGCGAGGGCGAGAAAGTCCTGGTACTCGATGACGTCCTCTCGACCGGCGGCACGCTGACTGCGGTCCTTAGCGCACTCGACGGGATCGGTGCGGAGGTCGTCGACACCGTTGCCGTCATCAAAAAGGCCGGCGGCGAGAACAAAGTCGCCGACGCCGGCTACCACGTCAAAACGCTGATCAACGTCGATGTCATCGACGGCGAAGTCGTGATTGTCGACGAAGACGGCGACGACTAA
- a CDS encoding ABC transporter ATP-binding protein, translated as MSWSRSDPIMQIENLEKHYPLSGGLLSGEVGRVKAVDGISFDIHEGETFGIVGESGCGKSTAATSMIRLEEPTGGQVRYKGEDITEYDSTELKRFRRNVQMIFQDPDSSFDPRMSIGDAVAEPLIVQGMSDRKKREAIVADLLERVGLSASDMARYPHEFSGGQKQRIGLARALAVNPDVIVADEPVSALDVSIQSEILQLMKELQEAFNLTIIVISHNLGVIREICDRVAVMYLGEFVEVADSEELFNDPQHPYTRALLSAIPTPDPRERGLGVELKGDVPDPSAPPSGCRFHTRCPEVIPPEELELSQSVWRDVLHFRQRVRDGTLNLDSVAETAAVEEGIDTDEIDGDISVDDMPAETVISQLRRENDLPAELTDTTANETLDKAFDQLAQGNLEGANEILEESFMTVCERDAPALTERAGRQVSCHLHDDVKTDGSLLEADQPVSD; from the coding sequence ATGAGCTGGTCACGAAGTGATCCGATCATGCAAATCGAAAACCTCGAGAAACATTACCCACTTTCCGGTGGATTGCTCTCCGGTGAGGTCGGTCGCGTCAAAGCAGTTGACGGGATTAGCTTCGACATACACGAGGGCGAAACGTTCGGTATCGTCGGCGAATCCGGGTGTGGAAAATCGACCGCTGCAACGTCGATGATCCGGCTCGAAGAGCCCACTGGCGGACAGGTCAGGTACAAGGGTGAGGACATCACCGAATACGATAGCACCGAACTCAAACGGTTCCGGCGGAACGTCCAGATGATCTTCCAGGATCCGGATTCGAGTTTCGACCCGCGGATGAGTATCGGTGATGCGGTGGCCGAACCGTTGATCGTGCAAGGAATGAGCGATCGGAAGAAGCGAGAGGCAATCGTAGCCGATCTACTCGAACGCGTCGGCCTCTCGGCCTCGGATATGGCCCGTTACCCACACGAATTCTCCGGTGGCCAGAAACAGCGTATCGGCCTCGCACGGGCGCTCGCGGTCAACCCGGACGTAATCGTGGCTGACGAACCGGTGTCCGCACTCGACGTGTCGATCCAATCCGAGATCCTACAGCTCATGAAAGAGCTGCAAGAGGCGTTTAACCTGACGATCATCGTCATCAGTCACAATCTCGGTGTTATTCGAGAGATCTGTGATCGGGTAGCCGTGATGTATCTCGGTGAGTTCGTCGAAGTCGCAGACAGCGAGGAGCTGTTCAACGATCCACAGCACCCGTACACGAGAGCACTGCTCTCTGCAATACCGACACCTGACCCACGTGAGCGGGGCCTTGGCGTCGAACTCAAGGGTGACGTTCCTGACCCCAGCGCCCCGCCAAGTGGCTGTCGGTTCCACACGCGCTGTCCGGAGGTGATCCCACCCGAGGAGCTCGAGCTTTCCCAATCGGTCTGGCGTGACGTGTTACACTTCCGTCAGCGTGTGCGAGATGGCACGCTGAATCTCGACTCAGTTGCCGAAACCGCTGCTGTCGAGGAAGGAATCGACACGGACGAAATCGATGGAGACATTTCAGTCGATGACATGCCAGCAGAGACCGTCATTAGCCAGCTCCGGCGAGAGAACGACCTCCCGGCGGAGTTGACCGATACGACGGCCAACGAGACGCTCGATAAAGCGTTCGATCAGCTCGCCCAGGGGAATCTCGAGGGCGCAAACGAGATCCTCGAGGAGTCGTTCATGACCGTCTGTGAACGCGACGCGCCAGCTCTCACTGAACGGGCGGGTAGGCAGGTTTCCTGTCATCTCCACGACGACGTAAAAACCGATGGATCGTTGCTCGAAGCCGATCAACCGGTTTCAGATTGA
- a CDS encoding DUF7344 domain-containing protein: MLGARTQSKPLSKGEIFEVLRNQRRRYVLQYLKQDGRPVELGDLAQQIAAWEYETTLEGVTPEQRKRVYTTLQQTHLPKMDAAGILRFDADEGVIEPTDRTEDLNIYLEIVPGREIAWRELYLSLGAIACALVAALWLEIYPLTLVSELAWAALISLTVTGTAIAHIYYERNMRLGHGEQPPELSYGTDD, encoded by the coding sequence GTGTTAGGGGCACGTACACAGAGCAAACCACTGTCGAAAGGCGAAATATTCGAAGTGCTTCGCAATCAGCGACGGCGCTACGTTCTCCAGTATCTCAAACAGGACGGTCGACCCGTTGAACTCGGCGACCTCGCCCAGCAGATCGCCGCCTGGGAGTACGAAACCACGCTCGAGGGCGTCACGCCCGAACAGCGAAAACGCGTGTATACGACGTTACAGCAAACCCATCTGCCCAAAATGGACGCCGCAGGTATTCTTCGGTTCGACGCTGACGAGGGGGTTATCGAACCGACCGACCGAACGGAGGATCTCAACATTTACCTCGAGATCGTTCCCGGTCGGGAGATCGCCTGGCGTGAACTGTATCTCTCACTCGGCGCAATCGCCTGTGCACTGGTCGCCGCGCTCTGGCTAGAGATCTATCCACTGACGCTCGTCTCGGAACTCGCCTGGGCCGCTCTCATCTCGCTCACGGTCACCGGGACGGCTATTGCACACATCTACTACGAACGGAATATGCGCCTGGGCCACGGCGAGCAACCGCCCGAGCTGAGCTACGGAACCGACGACTGA
- the coaBC gene encoding bifunctional phosphopantothenoylcysteine decarboxylase/phosphopantothenate--cysteine ligase CoaBC: MLEGVNVALGVSGSIAAVKTVELAHELRRQGATVRAVMSPSAQHIIHPWSLEFATENDVVTDITGRVEHVELCGYDGWADVYLLAPATANTVGKIANAVDDTPVTTAATTALGSGVPIVIAPAMHEPMYDHPGVLEAIERVEDWGVSFVDPRVEEGKAKIATEEAIVCEVARAAGERPLAERHVVVTSGATTESIDPVRVLSNRSSGKMGRAVARACYVLGATVTLVHDGPEVPYATSRQVESSTEMLEATLEAATGADVLVSAAAIGDYTVETHEEKLRSGETRTLELEPTPKLLDTVRAEQPSLPIVGFKTETSGEDSKMIEAARSLLERVDAGFVVANDARVMGADRTRALLVHAETAAEFDGTKQNLAAEIGRSIAVMLGEETA, from the coding sequence ATGCTCGAGGGAGTCAACGTCGCACTCGGGGTGTCGGGATCGATCGCGGCCGTCAAAACCGTCGAACTCGCCCACGAGTTGCGGCGCCAGGGTGCAACCGTTCGGGCCGTGATGAGCCCCAGTGCCCAGCACATTATCCACCCGTGGTCGCTGGAGTTCGCGACCGAAAACGACGTTGTCACCGACATCACTGGCCGCGTCGAGCACGTCGAACTCTGTGGCTACGACGGGTGGGCAGACGTCTACCTGCTCGCACCGGCGACGGCGAACACCGTCGGCAAAATCGCAAACGCCGTCGACGACACTCCGGTCACGACCGCCGCAACGACGGCCCTCGGCTCTGGCGTCCCTATCGTCATCGCGCCCGCGATGCACGAACCCATGTACGACCATCCGGGGGTCCTCGAGGCCATCGAACGGGTCGAAGACTGGGGCGTTTCGTTCGTCGACCCGCGCGTCGAAGAGGGAAAAGCGAAAATCGCCACGGAGGAAGCTATCGTTTGTGAAGTAGCGCGTGCGGCAGGCGAGCGCCCACTGGCGGAACGTCACGTCGTCGTCACCAGCGGAGCGACGACGGAATCGATCGACCCCGTTCGAGTGCTATCTAACCGGTCGTCCGGCAAAATGGGGCGAGCCGTCGCTCGAGCGTGTTACGTCCTCGGGGCAACGGTCACCCTGGTCCACGACGGCCCCGAAGTGCCCTACGCTACCAGTCGGCAGGTCGAAAGTTCCACGGAGATGCTCGAGGCAACCCTCGAGGCCGCCACCGGCGCTGACGTGCTCGTTTCAGCAGCCGCAATCGGTGACTACACGGTCGAGACACACGAGGAGAAACTCCGGTCAGGCGAGACACGGACCCTCGAACTCGAGCCAACGCCGAAGCTGCTCGATACCGTTCGTGCCGAACAGCCATCGTTGCCGATCGTTGGATTCAAGACCGAAACGAGCGGGGAAGACTCGAAGATGATCGAAGCAGCGCGATCGCTTCTCGAGCGAGTCGACGCCGGGTTCGTCGTCGCAAACGATGCACGTGTGATGGGAGCCGATCGGACGAGAGCGCTCCTGGTTCACGCCGAAACCGCTGCCGAGTTCGACGGAACCAAACAGAATCTCGCCGCCGAAATCGGCCGTTCGATAGCCGTTATGCTGGGCGAAGAAACCGCCTGA
- a CDS encoding ABC transporter permease, with product MSVDTDPTTQSANVRKEADNVTFEDVNWDEIDGTARGVTKTRIAWYAIMGTYLLALLNDLFNRFGEGAYQRMVAFVTDTSRYQVETPGFIPGAGPAEYPLIGEIGGVTWLWSLTLLVGVFYVAIPLYQNQRMTAYYWREFKKNKAAVISLIYLAIIFAIGLTVPRFMDPPEVEPVLAYQPPVWGSVRETVPIQCVGPVSGGECHGSWAHPFGTTHQGKDILISIVYGMEISMQVGLIGMFLTILIATTVGLTAAYFGGYVDEILFRYVDIQITFPTFFLYLLVVYLVGGSLFVMIIIFGVLGWGGIARIVRSEALQRREEAYIMAAKNAGAGGLWTIRRHLLPNVSNSVITAATLVIPGLILAEAALAFLGLGDPRLPSWGETIADGRSDLDRAWWISTIPGVFLFMTILAFNFLGDALRDALDPRQGGGE from the coding sequence ATGTCCGTCGATACAGATCCAACAACACAATCCGCAAACGTCAGAAAGGAGGCAGACAACGTTACCTTCGAAGACGTCAACTGGGACGAAATCGACGGGACGGCTCGAGGCGTTACGAAGACGCGCATCGCCTGGTATGCGATCATGGGGACGTACCTGCTGGCACTTCTCAACGATCTGTTTAATCGATTCGGTGAAGGAGCCTACCAGCGGATGGTCGCGTTCGTAACCGATACGTCTAGGTATCAGGTCGAAACACCGGGATTCATTCCAGGTGCAGGACCCGCAGAGTATCCGCTGATCGGAGAGATCGGGGGAGTCACCTGGCTCTGGTCACTGACCTTGCTGGTTGGGGTGTTCTACGTGGCGATTCCGCTCTATCAGAATCAGCGGATGACCGCCTACTACTGGCGAGAGTTCAAGAAGAACAAAGCAGCTGTAATTAGCCTGATCTACCTGGCGATCATCTTCGCCATCGGTCTGACGGTTCCGCGGTTCATGGACCCGCCAGAGGTAGAACCCGTGCTGGCCTATCAGCCACCCGTCTGGGGGTCCGTCCGAGAAACAGTTCCTATTCAATGTGTGGGCCCGGTCAGCGGTGGCGAGTGTCACGGCAGCTGGGCGCATCCGTTTGGAACGACACACCAAGGGAAAGACATCCTCATCTCCATCGTCTACGGGATGGAGATTAGTATGCAAGTCGGCCTGATCGGGATGTTCCTGACGATCCTGATCGCCACGACAGTTGGGCTTACGGCAGCATATTTCGGTGGCTACGTCGACGAAATCCTGTTCCGATACGTCGACATCCAGATTACGTTCCCCACCTTCTTCCTGTACCTGCTGGTCGTGTACCTGGTCGGTGGAAGTCTGTTCGTGATGATCATCATCTTCGGCGTACTTGGATGGGGTGGGATTGCTCGTATCGTCCGCTCAGAAGCCTTACAGCGTCGGGAAGAAGCGTACATCATGGCAGCGAAAAACGCAGGGGCCGGAGGCCTCTGGACCATCCGTCGACACTTGCTACCAAACGTCTCGAACAGCGTCATCACGGCAGCGACGCTCGTTATTCCGGGACTAATTCTCGCCGAAGCAGCGCTGGCGTTCCTCGGACTCGGTGATCCACGCCTCCCATCCTGGGGCGAAACGATCGCCGACGGTCGGAGCGACCTGGATCGTGCCTGGTGGATATCGACGATTCCGGGCGTGTTCTTATTTATGACAATTCTGGCCTTCAATTTCCTTGGTGACGCACTCCGCGACGCCCTGGATCCACGACAAGGTGGTGGAGAATGA
- a CDS encoding ABC transporter ATP-binding protein, giving the protein MSKQPSQTIGTDESTRSSNSLLSVTDLCTYFETDEGVVKAVDSVSFDVQSGETVAIVGESGSGKTVTSESITRLFKSPPGFIPEGSIEFDGAEVTEMSEEELRSLRGGRVSHIFQNPQGALNPVYTIGWQLREAIELHQEVTKKEANEKAIELLTQVGIPEASARLGDYPHQLSGGMKQRVMIAIALACEPDLLIADEPTTALDVTIQAQILKLLKSLQEERDMAILFITHDLGVVAEVADRVVVMYAGKVMERGPVMDIFETPSHPYTRALLECLPSKGNLGGIPGSLPSPIDPPDGCRFASRCVFAREDCLEGPQPPTYEAGTADHVVSCIHFEPGGNPDIVLKSDATVSALDIDQMGVGGEDR; this is encoded by the coding sequence ATGAGCAAACAGCCTTCACAGACGATCGGTACTGATGAATCGACTCGCTCGAGCAACTCGCTCCTTTCGGTTACGGATCTCTGTACGTACTTCGAAACCGATGAGGGCGTTGTCAAAGCAGTCGATAGTGTTTCGTTCGACGTCCAGTCTGGAGAGACCGTCGCCATCGTGGGTGAGAGTGGCTCCGGCAAAACAGTGACGAGTGAATCGATAACCCGGCTGTTCAAGAGCCCACCGGGGTTCATTCCTGAGGGTTCGATCGAGTTCGATGGTGCGGAGGTCACTGAGATGAGCGAGGAAGAACTCAGATCACTTCGTGGTGGCCGCGTAAGTCACATCTTCCAGAACCCACAGGGAGCACTGAATCCGGTCTACACGATCGGCTGGCAACTTCGCGAGGCGATTGAACTTCACCAGGAAGTAACCAAAAAGGAAGCCAATGAAAAGGCCATCGAGCTGTTGACCCAGGTAGGGATTCCCGAAGCGAGTGCCCGACTGGGAGATTACCCACATCAGCTATCCGGTGGAATGAAACAGCGCGTGATGATCGCAATCGCCCTGGCCTGCGAGCCGGACCTGTTGATCGCCGACGAACCGACGACCGCGCTCGACGTGACGATTCAGGCCCAGATTCTCAAATTACTCAAATCTCTACAGGAAGAACGGGATATGGCGATTCTGTTCATCACCCACGACCTCGGCGTCGTTGCCGAGGTTGCAGATAGAGTCGTCGTCATGTATGCTGGAAAAGTGATGGAGCGGGGACCAGTGATGGATATCTTCGAAACACCGTCACATCCGTACACCAGAGCTTTGCTCGAGTGTCTCCCAAGCAAAGGGAATCTCGGCGGTATTCCGGGAAGTCTGCCGAGTCCGATCGACCCACCGGATGGCTGTCGGTTTGCAAGCCGTTGTGTCTTCGCACGCGAGGACTGTCTGGAAGGCCCACAGCCGCCGACCTACGAGGCCGGCACAGCGGACCACGTCGTTTCCTGTATCCACTTCGAACCGGGTGGCAATCCGGATATCGTCTTGAAAAGCGATGCAACGGTTTCAGCACTGGATATCGACCAGATGGGCGTCGGAGGTGAGGATCGATGA
- a CDS encoding NAD(P)/FAD-dependent oxidoreductase, with protein sequence MRDVLIVGGGVAGLAASIFTARAGLDTLVVDGGESILARNASLENYPGFPDGVDARRYLALASDQARNAGATFELGRVTEITDKVSDDGARGFNVRTENDGGTPLEARRVIAASWPDSEYLLSLEVDREQRGSKHVVSVDEGGRTSVDGVYAAGRLAGQPHQSIVAAGHGATVSLAVIHDSEVAFYHDWVAPEGYFTGRDRAVPPACEEIDDAERRKRDERARKTMLEAFAEPFEEEPTMHPSVADE encoded by the coding sequence ATGCGCGATGTACTCATTGTAGGTGGCGGCGTCGCCGGTCTCGCCGCCTCGATTTTTACTGCACGTGCAGGTCTCGATACCCTCGTCGTCGACGGCGGCGAGTCGATTCTGGCCAGAAACGCTAGCCTCGAGAACTATCCCGGCTTCCCCGACGGGGTCGACGCACGCCGGTATCTGGCACTCGCGAGTGACCAGGCCCGAAACGCGGGCGCAACCTTCGAGTTGGGCCGCGTCACCGAGATAACCGACAAGGTGTCCGACGATGGTGCGCGCGGCTTCAACGTACGGACTGAAAACGACGGCGGGACACCACTCGAGGCACGCCGGGTAATTGCGGCCTCCTGGCCCGACAGTGAGTACCTCCTGTCGCTCGAGGTCGACCGGGAACAGCGCGGCAGCAAGCACGTGGTCTCAGTCGACGAGGGCGGGAGAACGAGCGTCGACGGGGTCTATGCCGCCGGTCGACTCGCCGGCCAACCACACCAGAGCATCGTCGCTGCAGGACACGGCGCAACGGTCTCCCTTGCGGTCATCCACGACTCGGAGGTTGCGTTCTACCACGACTGGGTGGCCCCTGAAGGGTACTTTACTGGTCGTGATCGTGCGGTCCCGCCAGCCTGCGAAGAAATCGACGATGCTGAACGGCGAAAGCGCGACGAGCGGGCCAGAAAGACGATGCTCGAGGCGTTCGCTGAACCGTTCGAAGAAGAGCCAACGATGCACCCGAGCGTGGCCGACGAGTGA
- a CDS encoding ABC transporter permease: MKWYIFKRLVWAGVATMVVLTITFVLMYLTPDTRIMELEFQAAQSGSDPEQARQAAEAARGMDQAFHIQYIDFMQNMLSFNWGWSDSRSEPVIDALASAIPYSMMYGVPAVIISTIIGIVIGLYSAVNQYTRGDYVATFVAFFGISIPNFWFAIILLVIFGTWLGWVDLLFDTQASKIDGEWALRAIVSWENVKQLILPMFVLMTASVASMMRYTRAEALEYVESDFIKTAKAKGVSERTIVAKHIFRPASIPIATILVGDILGIVFVGSYLIEVVFGIPGLGYLSFDAIMSQDTALVFGTVFVPVFVAIIGNLAQDIAYVILDPRIKYGDR; encoded by the coding sequence ATGAAATGGTATATATTTAAACGACTAGTCTGGGCTGGTGTCGCGACGATGGTAGTCCTCACAATCACGTTCGTGCTGATGTACCTGACGCCCGACACCAGGATTATGGAACTCGAGTTCCAGGCCGCTCAGTCGGGGAGCGACCCGGAACAGGCCAGACAGGCAGCGGAAGCCGCTCGAGGAATGGATCAGGCGTTTCACATCCAGTACATCGATTTCATGCAGAACATGCTCAGTTTCAACTGGGGATGGTCTGACTCCCGATCGGAGCCGGTGATCGACGCGCTGGCCAGTGCGATCCCATACTCGATGATGTACGGCGTCCCCGCCGTCATTATATCGACGATCATCGGCATTGTCATCGGTCTGTACTCGGCAGTGAACCAATACACGCGCGGAGATTACGTTGCGACGTTCGTCGCCTTCTTCGGCATCTCCATTCCGAACTTCTGGTTCGCTATCATCTTGCTGGTTATTTTCGGGACGTGGTTAGGATGGGTCGACCTCCTATTTGATACCCAGGCGTCAAAGATAGATGGCGAGTGGGCGCTCCGAGCGATCGTCAGCTGGGAGAACGTCAAACAGCTGATTCTCCCGATGTTCGTCTTGATGACTGCCTCAGTCGCCAGTATGATGCGATACACTCGCGCGGAGGCGCTCGAGTACGTCGAATCAGATTTCATCAAAACTGCCAAAGCGAAAGGTGTGTCCGAGCGTACAATCGTCGCAAAACACATTTTCCGCCCCGCCTCGATCCCAATTGCAACGATTCTCGTGGGAGACATCCTCGGAATCGTCTTCGTGGGGTCCTATCTCATCGAAGTCGTGTTCGGCATACCGGGGCTTGGTTATCTCTCCTTCGACGCGATTATGTCCCAGGATACGGCGCTGGTGTTCGGTACCGTGTTCGTTCCGGTGTTCGTGGCGATCATCGGGAATCTCGCCCAGGACATCGCGTACGTCATCCTCGATCCGCGAATCAAATACGGTGATCGCTAA